The DNA window TAGAATCAGACATAATATTTCCGGCAATTGTTTCAAACTGATGGATTTCGCCATTTTCACTTATTAAGATTTGCTTCAAGGTATCTGTGATCTCAATTCCATTTGTAATTTCATTCTTTATTCGTTCGCCATAGTTGGCTACGTTTAATTGTGCTGTTATGTGTCTCTGCTCTTTTTCGTGGGTGTCTGTTTTGTATACAATCAAACTAACAAGGCATATGCCCAGTAAAAAAATGATAAGAGGCACAAGTGTTTTCTTTTTCACTTGGTTCACCTCATTTTGTCCATGGAAATTTTTATAATAAAGCATTATATCACAGAAGTTGAAAAACAGAATAGGTTTTATGAAAAAAATGTGCAAAATCTTTATACTGGTCCTATGTCAAGATTCAGTACAAGTTAAAATGAGGTTTTCCCCATCTTAACTTGCCATTGGCCCTTCGTTCTGTTGCAATCTACGGTATAGTTCTTCGTAGTCATTTGGTGACATGTAAAGAGAAGTTATCTGATTTGGATTCCAAAACAGTAGAACAGGACAAAGCCTGGTATGCCGACTGTGATCCAAACACCAACGAACCAAAAAAGACAGCACAGATGTTTTTTACAGTATATTATGCTGAGAAGGGCGACAAGATGCTGCATCATTTTCAAGGTAAGATAGACATTGGTAGCGGAAATGGCGGCATCATCAGTCAATTAAAGATGCAGAATGAAATGAAGTTGACGGATGAAAGCTGGATCAGCTATCAGCAAGGAAAAGGTAATGAAGAATATCAGAAGTATATGGAAGATCTGACGGATATGCAGAATCATGTACTACCGTATTTGCAGAGCTTTTGCAGTCTGGAAGAAAAAGGTGTGAAGGAGAGACGAGAACAGCAGGTAGCAGAGAAAAATGAGAGCAGAGAAGCTGTGCCGAGAGCTGGTGTTGAAATAAATACAGCAGTTAAGGACGCAGGGAAAGCTGAAAGAAAGGCAGTAGCACAGAAAAAGGCAATGCCAGGAAAAGCAGGGAAAAGATAAGCCGGAGAGAGGAGCTGATTTGGGTGTAAGGACAGTGTAGTATAAGCACAATGAGTCGGAGGTCACGGATGATAACGTAGCTTCCGGCTTTTTTGTTTTGAATGATAGTGCTTCAAATTTTTATGTGACAAATGAAACAACCTATGATATTATAAAAACGTATAAGCGAAAATAACTTTTGCAGAAACGAAAGTATCTTTATATTTTTTATGCGAATACTTCCTGTTATGGGATTAAATGATTGCAAAGTTGAATACTAATATTTTTTCATTATTACAGGTACAATAAGAACATGTAATAGCGGAAATGAGGTATAGTTACTTGCAGATAGAGAAGTATATTGCGGATAAAATAACATCTTTGTGTGAAAAGCGTGATATCAGTAAATATAGATTATCGCAGCTGTCGGGAATTTCCCAGTCGTCACTGGGAAGAATCATGGCGCAGGAAAACCTGCCGTCGCTGATCACACTTGAAAAAATATGTACAGCATTAGGCGTGACATTATCACAGTTTTTTCAGGAAGGTAATTCAGAGAATCTGACAGAAAAAAGTTCTAGGGATATGGAACGATCTGAGTACAAATGAGCAGGAAACAGTAATGTCAATGCTGCGTGGACTTCGGAAGTAGAAGAACAGTTCGAGTATATGTATCGGCTGTTCTTTTTTTATTTTTGGCGTTAAAACGGTAATGTTTTTCTTGTGTACAGTAGAGTGCTATAGTATAATAAAACCAGTTTTTTTGTATAAGTATTAAAGCTATAATATGGAAATCGGCAAACCAGATGAAAGTCTGGGACGCAAAGCTACAGGGCCTGTAAAATGGCAGCCAGTTGTATGAAATGAGGTGCGCTGTCTGTTTGGCAGTGTTTTTTTATGGTAGAGCACTTGAATAAGTAATACAGAAGCTGTTTGGAAAAATACTGTGAAAAATAGCGGGGAGGTTATTGATAATTAATGAATGTAAAATTAAAATCTGGAAGCAAGCAAGCAAGCAAGCAAGCAAGCAAGCAAGCAAGCAAG is part of the Blautia faecicola genome and encodes:
- a CDS encoding helix-turn-helix domain-containing protein, whose translation is MQIEKYIADKITSLCEKRDISKYRLSQLSGISQSSLGRIMAQENLPSLITLEKICTALGVTLSQFFQEGNSENLTEKSSRDMERSEYK
- a CDS encoding LPD25 domain-containing protein is translated as MDSKTVEQDKAWYADCDPNTNEPKKTAQMFFTVYYAEKGDKMLHHFQGKIDIGSGNGGIISQLKMQNEMKLTDESWISYQQGKGNEEYQKYMEDLTDMQNHVLPYLQSFCSLEEKGVKERREQQVAEKNESREAVPRAGVEINTAVKDAGKAERKAVAQKKAMPGKAGKR